Proteins encoded in a region of the Streptomyces sp. NBC_00310 genome:
- a CDS encoding LysR family transcriptional regulator, translating to MQFQQLQYFVAVAETRHFTRAAELVHVAQPSLSQQIKALERELGADLFQRARGNITLTDAGEALLPLARRILADTDTARHEVQELVQLRRGRVRLGATPSLCTGLLPDVLRAFHDRYPGIRLMIEEGGSHDLVRQLARGALDLALVVLPLPTPSPALTTVELLREDLVVVSSPDAPQPGEGRRTVRVLDLESERLVMFRHGYDLRELTVAACRSEGFEPDFAVEGGEMDAVLGFVRAGLGVAVVPRMVATRSGRGLRVTPLARPGLHRTIALAHRSDVAPPRAARELQRMLVER from the coding sequence ATGCAGTTCCAGCAGCTCCAGTACTTCGTGGCGGTGGCCGAGACCAGGCATTTCACCCGGGCCGCCGAGCTGGTCCATGTGGCGCAACCGTCGCTCTCACAGCAGATCAAGGCGCTGGAACGGGAGTTGGGGGCGGACCTCTTCCAGCGGGCGCGCGGCAACATCACGCTGACCGACGCCGGTGAGGCGCTGCTGCCGCTGGCCCGCCGCATCCTCGCGGACACGGACACCGCCCGGCACGAGGTGCAGGAGCTGGTGCAGCTGCGGCGGGGCCGGGTCCGGCTCGGCGCGACCCCGAGCCTGTGCACGGGCCTGCTGCCCGACGTCCTGCGTGCCTTCCACGACCGCTACCCCGGCATCCGGCTGATGATCGAGGAGGGCGGCTCCCACGACCTGGTCCGCCAGCTGGCCCGGGGCGCCCTCGACCTGGCCCTGGTCGTCCTGCCCCTCCCCACGCCGTCCCCGGCCCTGACCACGGTGGAGCTGCTGCGCGAGGACCTGGTGGTGGTCTCCTCCCCCGACGCCCCCCAGCCCGGCGAGGGGCGCCGTACCGTCCGCGTCCTCGATCTGGAGAGCGAGCGGCTGGTCATGTTCCGCCACGGCTACGACCTGCGCGAACTCACCGTCGCCGCGTGCCGCTCCGAGGGGTTCGAGCCGGACTTCGCGGTCGAGGGCGGCGAGATGGACGCGGTCCTGGGCTTCGTCCGGGCCGGCCTGGGCGTCGCCGTCGTCCCCCGCATGGTCGCCACCCGCTCCGGGCGGGGCCTGCGTGTCACTCCCCTGGCCCGCCCGGGTCTCCACCGCACGATCGCCCTGGCCCACCGCAGCGACGTGGCTCCGCCGAGGGCCGCGAGGGAGTTGCAGCGGATGTTGGTCGAGCGGTGA
- a CDS encoding lysophospholipid acyltransferase family protein: MSGWLPSAPCSPQACVEATGPVAALPRAAARFTAVVALVAVGVLVRLVGLRVPPGVVRRWCRWTVRASGVRIRISGAAPPTGGLLLVANHVSWLDIPLLGAVRPARMLAKSDIRRWPVLGALVARGGTLFIERDRIRALPETVARVAEVLRGGAAVVAFPEGSTWCGRAQGRFRRAVFQAALDAGVPVQPVRLRYRFTGGGASTAPAYVGDDSLLASVWRVVSAGGVVAEVDVRPVIDPAGPRDRRALAGAAQTAVVDVEAMVEHVPGPRGGCRGARPRSATGSRPRPAPATEIASAPRPGVG; encoded by the coding sequence GTGAGCGGGTGGCTGCCCAGCGCGCCCTGCAGCCCGCAGGCGTGTGTGGAGGCGACCGGGCCGGTCGCCGCCCTGCCCCGGGCCGCCGCGCGGTTCACGGCGGTCGTGGCCCTGGTCGCCGTCGGGGTCCTGGTGCGTCTCGTCGGCCTGCGGGTGCCGCCCGGAGTCGTGCGGCGGTGGTGCCGGTGGACCGTGCGGGCCTCGGGGGTCCGCATACGGATCTCCGGCGCCGCACCGCCCACCGGCGGGCTGCTGCTCGTCGCCAACCACGTCTCCTGGCTGGACATACCGCTGCTCGGCGCCGTGCGTCCCGCGCGGATGCTCGCCAAGTCGGACATCCGGCGGTGGCCGGTGCTGGGCGCGCTCGTCGCGCGGGGCGGGACGCTGTTCATCGAGCGGGACCGGATCCGCGCGCTGCCGGAGACGGTCGCGCGCGTCGCCGAGGTCCTGCGCGGCGGCGCGGCCGTCGTCGCCTTCCCCGAGGGGAGCACCTGGTGCGGCCGCGCCCAGGGCCGCTTCCGGCGGGCCGTGTTCCAGGCCGCGCTCGACGCCGGCGTGCCCGTGCAGCCGGTCCGCCTCCGCTACCGGTTCACCGGGGGCGGGGCGAGCACCGCCCCCGCCTACGTCGGTGACGACTCGCTGCTCGCGTCGGTGTGGCGGGTGGTGTCGGCGGGCGGGGTCGTCGCCGAGGTGGACGTACGGCCCGTCATCGACCCGGCCGGCCCTCGCGACCGGCGGGCCCTGGCGGGAGCCGCGCAGACGGCGGTCGTCGACGTGGAGGCCATGGTCGAGCACGTACCGGGTCCGCGCGGCGGTTGCCGGGGCGCACGGCCGCGCTCCGCGACGGGGTCTCGGCCCCGGCCCGCACCGGCGACCGAGATCGCTTCCGCTCCGCGACCGGGGGTTGGCTGA
- a CDS encoding GNAT family N-acetyltransferase: MTAVSALDTPPLPSPSAVPTRYSVTLARDEADVRAAQRLRHDVFAGEMGALLAGPRPGLDVDPFDAYCDHLLVRETLTGDVVGTYRLLPPERAAVAGRLYSEGEFDLTNLDAVRPGLVEVGRSCVHPGHRDGAVIGLIWAGIARYMLDRGHEWLAGCCSIPLADGGTLASATWDRVRDRHLAPEEYRVRPLLPWVPQDEAPAARRELPPLLRGYLRLGAWVCGEPAHDPDFGVADLYVLLSMRRVDARYLRHFLSLVPAA, from the coding sequence ATGACCGCCGTATCCGCTCTGGACACCCCTCCCCTGCCGTCCCCGTCAGCGGTCCCCACCCGCTACTCCGTCACCCTCGCCCGCGACGAAGCCGACGTCCGTGCCGCCCAGCGGCTGCGGCACGACGTGTTCGCCGGAGAGATGGGCGCCCTGCTGGCCGGCCCGCGGCCGGGGCTCGACGTCGACCCGTTCGACGCGTACTGCGACCACCTCCTCGTCCGGGAGACGCTGACCGGGGACGTGGTGGGAACCTACCGGCTGCTGCCGCCGGAGCGGGCCGCCGTCGCCGGACGGCTGTACTCCGAGGGCGAGTTCGACCTCACCAACCTCGACGCCGTCCGGCCCGGCCTCGTCGAGGTCGGCCGCTCCTGCGTCCACCCCGGCCACCGGGACGGCGCGGTCATCGGCCTCATCTGGGCGGGCATCGCCCGCTACATGCTCGACCGGGGCCACGAGTGGCTGGCCGGCTGCTGCTCGATCCCCCTCGCCGACGGCGGCACGCTCGCCTCCGCGACCTGGGACCGGGTGCGGGACAGGCACCTGGCGCCGGAGGAGTACCGGGTACGGCCGCTGCTGCCCTGGGTCCCGCAGGACGAGGCCCCGGCGGCCCGAAGGGAACTGCCGCCGCTGCTGCGCGGCTATCTGCGGCTCGGTGCCTGGGTCTGCGGCGAGCCCGCGCACGACCCCGACTTCGGTGTCGCCGACCTGTACGTGCTGCTGTCGATGCGCCGGGTCGACGCCCGCTACCTGCGGCACTTCCTCTCCCTCGTACCGGCGGCGTGA
- a CDS encoding fumarate reductase/succinate dehydrogenase flavoprotein subunit: MTTSSEYADYVTGEPVVDGKAPEGPVGERWDRRRFEAKLVNPANRRKHTVIVVGTGLAGGSAGATLAEQGYHVVQFCYQDSPRRAHSIAAQGGINAAKNYRNDGDSVHRLFYDTVKGGDFRARESNVHRLAQISVEIIDQCVAQGVPFAREYGGLLDTRSFGGVQVSRTFYARGQTGQQLLLGAYQALSRQIAAGNVEMHPRTEMLDLIVIDGRARGIVARDLITGKIDTYFADAVVLASGGYGNVFYLSTNAMNSNATAVWRAHRRGALFANPCFTQIHPTCIPRTGDHQSKLTLMSESLRNDGRIWVPKAQGDQRPANRIPEEERDYYLERIYPSFGNLVPRDIASRAAKNVCDEGRGVGPGGQGVYLDFADAIARMGRGAVEAKYGNLFDMYHRITDEDPYEVPMRIYPAVHYTMGGLWVDYDLQTTVPGLFAIGEANFSDHGANRLGASALMQGLADGYFVLPATINDYLARHPKPSGIGPEHPVVQEVLAETEDRLNLLLAVDGDRTPDSFHRELGELMWEFCGMARTDSGLRKALERIPQIRAEFWRRIKVPGTGEEFNQSLEKANRVVDYLELAELMCLDALHRGESCGGHFREESQTADGEAERRDEEFSYAAAWEFTGTGAAPVLHKEDLVFEYVHPTQRSYA, from the coding sequence ATGACTACGTCCTCCGAGTACGCGGACTACGTGACCGGTGAACCGGTCGTCGACGGCAAGGCGCCCGAGGGCCCGGTCGGCGAGCGCTGGGACAGGCGCCGCTTCGAGGCCAAGCTGGTCAACCCCGCCAACCGCCGCAAGCACACCGTCATCGTCGTCGGCACGGGCCTCGCCGGCGGCTCGGCCGGCGCCACACTCGCCGAACAGGGCTACCACGTCGTCCAGTTCTGCTACCAGGACTCCCCGCGCCGCGCCCACTCGATCGCCGCGCAGGGCGGCATCAACGCCGCGAAGAACTACCGCAACGACGGCGACTCGGTCCACCGGCTGTTCTACGACACCGTCAAGGGCGGCGACTTCCGGGCGCGTGAGTCGAACGTGCACCGGCTCGCACAGATCTCGGTGGAGATCATCGACCAGTGCGTGGCGCAGGGGGTGCCGTTCGCGCGGGAGTACGGCGGTCTGCTCGACACCCGCTCCTTCGGCGGCGTACAGGTGTCCAGGACCTTCTACGCCCGGGGGCAGACGGGGCAGCAGCTCCTGCTGGGCGCCTATCAGGCGCTGTCGCGGCAGATCGCGGCCGGGAACGTGGAGATGCACCCGCGGACCGAGATGCTCGACCTGATCGTGATCGACGGGCGGGCGCGCGGGATCGTGGCACGCGACCTGATCACGGGGAAGATCGACACCTACTTCGCCGACGCGGTGGTGCTGGCGAGCGGCGGGTACGGGAACGTCTTCTACCTCTCGACCAACGCCATGAACTCGAACGCGACGGCCGTGTGGCGGGCGCATCGGCGGGGCGCCCTGTTCGCGAATCCGTGCTTCACGCAGATCCATCCGACGTGCATTCCGCGCACCGGCGACCATCAGTCCAAGCTGACGCTGATGAGCGAGTCGCTGCGCAACGACGGGCGGATCTGGGTGCCGAAGGCGCAGGGGGACCAGCGGCCCGCGAACCGGATTCCCGAGGAAGAGCGCGACTACTACCTGGAGCGGATCTACCCCTCCTTCGGCAACCTGGTTCCGCGTGACATCGCCTCCCGTGCCGCGAAGAACGTCTGCGACGAAGGACGGGGCGTCGGGCCCGGCGGGCAGGGCGTCTACCTGGACTTCGCCGACGCCATCGCGCGGATGGGACGGGGGGCCGTCGAGGCCAAGTACGGCAACCTCTTCGACATGTACCACCGGATCACCGACGAGGATCCGTACGAGGTGCCGATGCGGATCTACCCGGCCGTGCACTACACGATGGGCGGGTTGTGGGTGGACTACGACCTCCAGACCACCGTCCCCGGCCTGTTCGCGATCGGCGAGGCCAACTTCTCCGACCACGGGGCCAACCGGCTCGGCGCGTCCGCACTGATGCAGGGCCTCGCCGACGGGTACTTCGTGCTGCCGGCGACCATCAACGACTACCTCGCCCGGCATCCGAAGCCGAGCGGGATCGGCCCCGAACACCCCGTCGTCCAGGAGGTGCTGGCCGAGACCGAGGACCGGCTGAACCTGCTGCTCGCCGTCGACGGGGACCGTACGCCCGACTCCTTCCACCGTGAACTCGGCGAGCTGATGTGGGAGTTCTGCGGAATGGCCCGTACCGACAGCGGGCTCAGGAAAGCCCTGGAGCGGATTCCGCAGATCCGCGCGGAGTTCTGGCGGCGGATCAAGGTCCCGGGTACGGGCGAGGAGTTCAACCAGTCCCTGGAGAAGGCCAACCGGGTCGTCGACTACCTCGAACTCGCCGAGCTGATGTGCCTCGACGCGCTGCACCGCGGCGAGTCGTGCGGCGGTCACTTCCGTGAGGAGTCCCAGACGGCGGACGGTGAGGCGGAGCGCCGCGACGAGGAGTTCTCGTACGCCGCCGCCTGGGAGTTCACGGGGACCGGCGCGGCCCCCGTGCTGCACAAGGAAGACCTGGTCTTCGAGTACGTCCACCCCACCCAGCGGAGCTACGCATGA
- a CDS encoding succinate dehydrogenase translates to MALATRTERKPSMARTVWDSSVGKKTVMAVSGLIMLAYLVVHMLGNLKIFFGSDEFNGYAHWLRTLGEPFLHHEWALWIVRVVLVAAVVAHATAAYQLSRRDIRARPDKYVHRKRRASYATRTMRWGGVILGLFIVWHILDLTTGTVHPNGFEAGHPYQNVIDTFSTWYGNVIYLVAMLALGLHVRHGFWSAAQTLGAGSRTRDRALKTTANVLALVLTLGFVSVPLAVMTGVVS, encoded by the coding sequence ATGGCTCTGGCAACGCGGACGGAACGAAAACCGTCCATGGCACGCACGGTGTGGGACAGCTCCGTCGGCAAGAAGACGGTGATGGCCGTCAGCGGACTGATCATGCTGGCGTACCTGGTCGTCCACATGCTGGGCAACCTCAAGATCTTCTTCGGTTCGGACGAGTTCAACGGCTACGCGCACTGGCTGCGCACCCTCGGCGAGCCCTTCCTGCACCACGAGTGGGCCCTGTGGATCGTCCGCGTGGTCCTCGTCGCCGCGGTCGTCGCCCACGCCACGGCCGCCTACCAGCTCAGCCGCCGCGACATCAGGGCCCGGCCGGACAAGTACGTCCACCGGAAGCGCCGGGCGAGCTACGCGACCCGCACCATGCGCTGGGGCGGCGTCATCCTCGGCCTGTTCATCGTCTGGCACATCCTCGACCTGACGACCGGCACCGTCCACCCGAACGGCTTCGAGGCCGGACACCCCTACCAGAACGTGATCGACACCTTCTCCACCTGGTACGGCAACGTCATCTACCTCGTCGCGATGCTCGCGCTCGGCCTGCACGTCCGGCACGGCTTCTGGAGCGCCGCACAGACCCTCGGCGCCGGCAGCCGCACCCGCGACCGCGCCCTGAAGACCACGGCGAACGTCCTGGCCCTGGTGCTGACCCTGGGCTTCGTCTCCGTACCCCTCGCCGTCATGACCGGAGTGGTGAGCTGA
- a CDS encoding SAM-dependent methyltransferase, producing MERPAWAPRSIDISMPSVARMYDYYLGGSHNFEVDREAARKAMEFMPGLPKIMQANRAFMRRAVRYAAGSGITQFLDIGSGIPTFGNVHEVAQDASPGARVVYVDHDPVAVAHSQAVLKGNDDTDVVAADLRKPREILTSPHVERLIDLNRPVALLLVAILHFVEDTDDPYGAVAELRDALAPGSVLVVSHASYEGIPLPQERAEGAVDVYKDIRNPLIMRSRGEIARFFEGYDMVEPGVVPMAKWRPDTAPEDEDPYAFSAFVGVGTKA from the coding sequence ATGGAGCGTCCCGCCTGGGCGCCGCGGAGCATCGACATCTCGATGCCGTCCGTGGCCCGCATGTACGACTACTACCTGGGCGGTTCGCACAACTTCGAGGTCGACCGGGAAGCGGCGCGCAAGGCCATGGAGTTCATGCCGGGCCTGCCCAAGATCATGCAGGCGAACCGGGCGTTCATGCGCCGCGCGGTGCGGTACGCCGCCGGTTCGGGCATCACCCAGTTCCTGGACATCGGATCCGGGATCCCCACCTTCGGGAACGTGCACGAGGTCGCCCAGGACGCCAGCCCCGGCGCACGGGTCGTCTACGTCGACCACGACCCGGTCGCCGTAGCACACAGCCAGGCCGTTCTGAAGGGGAACGACGACACGGACGTGGTCGCGGCCGACCTCCGCAAGCCCCGCGAGATCCTCACGAGCCCCCACGTCGAGCGACTGATCGACCTGAACCGGCCGGTGGCCCTGCTCCTGGTTGCCATACTGCATTTCGTGGAGGACACGGACGACCCGTACGGAGCGGTGGCCGAGCTGCGTGACGCGCTCGCGCCCGGCAGCGTACTCGTCGTCTCGCACGCCTCCTACGAGGGGATTCCGCTTCCCCAGGAGCGGGCCGAGGGCGCGGTGGACGTGTACAAGGACATTCGCAATCCGCTGATCATGCGCTCTCGAGGTGAGATCGCGCGGTTCTTCGAGGGGTACGACATGGTGGAACCCGGAGTGGTGCCGATGGCGAAGTGGCGGCCCGACACGGCTCCCGAGGACGAGGATCCGTACGCCTTCTCGGCGTTCGTCGGCGTGGGGACCAAGGCGTGA
- a CDS encoding bestrophin-like domain — protein MSEWLVLTLAMGAACLVVLIVAVVRHHAAPADEDPSETPDVIEYITMMIGVVYAIVLGLAIAGVWEARSAAQDQVQTEAQALHEISERVRVYPEDVRDRIRGDIDAYVGHVVTTEWKVMAEKGEVTERGTELFETVRHDVTDYEPRDDFEAQAYQPLLDQVATADAARGSRADSTGETMPGVVWFGLITGAVVTVGMVFALQIRRTPRELILAGLFSALIAFLLFLVWDFDAPYSRGLSATADPFLTLFPNAGG, from the coding sequence TTGTCGGAATGGCTTGTTCTCACCCTCGCGATGGGGGCGGCCTGTCTGGTCGTCCTCATCGTGGCCGTAGTACGGCATCACGCCGCACCGGCGGACGAGGACCCGTCCGAGACCCCGGACGTCATCGAGTACATCACCATGATGATCGGCGTGGTGTACGCCATCGTGCTGGGTCTGGCCATCGCCGGTGTCTGGGAGGCCCGCAGCGCCGCCCAGGACCAGGTCCAGACGGAGGCGCAGGCCCTGCACGAGATCAGCGAACGGGTGCGGGTGTACCCCGAGGACGTGCGCGACCGCATCCGCGGCGACATCGACGCGTATGTCGGCCACGTCGTGACCACCGAGTGGAAGGTCATGGCCGAGAAGGGCGAGGTGACCGAGCGCGGCACCGAACTGTTCGAGACGGTCCGGCACGACGTCACCGACTACGAGCCGCGCGACGACTTCGAGGCGCAGGCCTACCAGCCGCTGCTCGACCAGGTGGCCACGGCCGACGCCGCGCGCGGCAGCCGCGCCGACTCCACCGGCGAGACGATGCCCGGTGTGGTGTGGTTCGGCCTGATCACCGGTGCCGTCGTGACGGTCGGCATGGTGTTCGCCCTGCAGATCCGGCGTACGCCACGTGAGCTGATCCTCGCCGGTCTGTTCTCCGCCCTCATCGCGTTCCTGCTGTTCCTCGTCTGGGACTTCGACGCGCCCTACAGCCGGGGGCTCTCGGCCACGGCGGATCCGTTCCTGACCCTGTTCCCGAACGCGGGCGGGTGA
- a CDS encoding succinate dehydrogenase/fumarate reductase iron-sulfur subunit: MKLTLRVWRQRAADADGAMSTYEVDDISPDMSFLEMLDTLNEELILRGDDPVAFDHDCREGICGACSLVINGDAHGPERTTTCQLHMRSFADGDTIDVEPWRASAFPVIKDLVVDRSAFDRIIQAGGYITAPTGAAPEAHATAVPKPDADFAFEHAECIGCGACVAACPNGAAMLFTSAKINHLNVLPQGAPERETRVLDMVERMDEEGFGGCTLAGECATACPKGIPLVSITSMNKEWLRAARKAGKR; this comes from the coding sequence ATGAAGCTCACCCTGCGCGTATGGCGGCAGCGGGCCGCCGACGCCGACGGCGCCATGTCCACGTACGAGGTGGACGACATCTCGCCCGACATGTCCTTCCTGGAGATGCTCGACACGCTCAACGAGGAACTCATCCTGCGCGGTGACGACCCGGTGGCCTTCGACCACGACTGCCGGGAGGGGATCTGCGGGGCGTGCTCGCTGGTCATCAACGGGGACGCGCACGGGCCCGAGCGGACGACGACCTGCCAACTGCACATGCGGTCCTTCGCGGACGGCGACACGATCGACGTGGAGCCGTGGCGGGCGTCGGCGTTCCCGGTGATCAAGGACCTGGTGGTGGACCGGTCGGCGTTCGACCGGATCATCCAGGCCGGGGGATACATCACGGCGCCCACGGGGGCCGCGCCGGAGGCGCATGCCACGGCGGTGCCGAAGCCGGACGCGGACTTCGCGTTCGAGCACGCGGAGTGCATCGGGTGCGGGGCCTGCGTGGCCGCCTGTCCCAACGGGGCGGCGATGTTGTTCACGTCGGCCAAGATCAACCATCTGAACGTGCTGCCGCAGGGGGCGCCCGAGCGGGAGACGCGGGTGCTGGACATGGTGGAGCGGATGGACGAGGAGGGGTTCGGGGGGTGCACGCTGGCCGGTGAGTGCGCGACCGCTTGTCCCAAGGGGATTCCGCTGGTGTCCATCACGAGCATGAACAAGGAGTGGCTGCGGGCCGCTCGCAAGGCCGGTAAGCGGTAG
- a CDS encoding SCO0930 family lipoprotein — MKTSWRSASLVATAAAVLVLTTACGQEQGSTSSQNVGAASTPTLGAGTIAGTGAGTAGAGAAGSGTSDQAQSTTAASAGQLTVWNSDEYGKVLTDSAGRTLYRFDKDSFEPPKTTCEGECATTWPPVPASGATAAQGVDKALLGEVSRPDGTKQLTVGGWPMYYFAKDTKAGDIKGQGLKGTWFASAPNGKKASTKGGGAATGGTGGAGDTGGGAVEQAGLTTRKDAKLGEIVVDKNGMTVYRFLKDTQWPMSTKCTGACLDKWPVVAPVDKNDTEGILLKGYTVFDRPDGFKQQTINCIPLYTFANDKSPGDTNGQGVGGTWFAINGDGEPIGAQK, encoded by the coding sequence ATGAAGACCTCCTGGCGGAGCGCCTCACTCGTAGCGACAGCTGCGGCTGTACTGGTGCTGACGACGGCGTGCGGTCAGGAACAGGGGTCGACGTCCTCGCAGAACGTGGGCGCCGCTTCCACGCCGACGCTCGGTGCCGGCACGATCGCGGGCACCGGGGCCGGTACGGCCGGCGCCGGCGCGGCCGGTTCCGGTACATCGGACCAGGCCCAGTCCACCACGGCGGCCTCCGCGGGCCAGCTGACGGTGTGGAACAGCGACGAGTACGGCAAGGTCCTCACGGACAGCGCCGGACGCACCCTGTACCGCTTCGACAAGGACTCCTTCGAGCCGCCGAAGACGACCTGCGAGGGCGAGTGCGCCACCACCTGGCCGCCGGTGCCCGCCTCGGGCGCCACCGCCGCCCAGGGTGTCGACAAGGCGCTGCTCGGCGAGGTCAGCCGCCCCGACGGGACCAAGCAGCTGACGGTCGGCGGCTGGCCCATGTACTACTTCGCCAAGGACACCAAGGCCGGTGACATCAAGGGCCAGGGCCTCAAGGGCACCTGGTTCGCCTCCGCCCCCAACGGCAAGAAGGCCTCCACCAAGGGCGGCGGCGCAGCCACCGGCGGCACGGGTGGCGCGGGCGACACCGGTGGCGGGGCGGTCGAGCAGGCCGGCCTGACCACGCGCAAGGACGCCAAGCTCGGCGAGATCGTCGTCGACAAGAACGGCATGACGGTCTACCGGTTCCTCAAGGACACCCAGTGGCCGATGTCGACCAAGTGCACCGGCGCCTGCCTCGACAAGTGGCCCGTCGTCGCCCCGGTCGACAAGAACGACACCGAGGGCATCCTGCTGAAGGGCTACACGGTCTTCGACCGGCCCGACGGATTCAAGCAGCAGACCATCAACTGCATCCCGCTCTACACCTTCGCCAACGACAAGTCCCCCGGCGACACCAACGGCCAGGGTGTCGGCGGTACCTGGTTCGCCATCAACGGCGACGGAGAGCCGATCGGCGCGCAGAAGTAA
- a CDS encoding putative bifunctional diguanylate cyclase/phosphodiesterase — protein MRAEPDGPEDRLRRFATIWSRAVFPATSTSLTRPEFEEQLLPLARRLSEALRARTYDAGEGRAVGAALVGAHCTEPEALGRTLDCVDAYLVLYCGGDGLQEDLRARAARLQSAMAAGYAEALRQRTLAEQEAIARAALEAQGVVARALHATEARFRAVFEGAAIGIGIADLEGNILQVNGALLRMFGVTEQAMRGRSVTEWTHPDDAPQVWRLYDELVGGEREHYHTEKAFSRPDGTVLWTNLTVSLLRDADGRPQYQLALMEDTTERRLLNLRLRYEATHDALTGLPNRTLFFERLEKALAAGDGQRFGLCYLDLDGFKTINDSLGHAAGDRLLVEVADRLQSCATAPGEMVARLGGDEFVALTTGTDTEREVDDLADRIMNALVTPVRIEGRELLVRGSIGIVEGPAGERGPAEVLRSADITMYRAKSAGGNRYEMADAEADARAITRHGLTTALPAALDRGEFFIEYQPLVHLGDGTVRGAEALVRWLHPQHGVLGPDRFIPLAERTGLIVPLGRWVLEQSVRQARAWQERHGGTGATGPLRVNVNLSPCQLTHPGLVQDTVDILERAGLPPDALCLEVTESALIGADDDLLKPLRRLSEMGVDIALDDFGTGYSNLANLRRLPVRVLKLDRSFTQSMQQFPADPVDLKIVEGIVALAHSLDLAVTVEGVETGAQAEQLRILGCDTAQGWYYARPGPPERLHELALVDATG, from the coding sequence GTGAGGGCGGAGCCGGACGGGCCGGAGGACAGACTCCGCCGGTTCGCGACGATCTGGAGCCGCGCCGTCTTCCCCGCCACCTCCACGTCGCTGACCCGGCCCGAGTTCGAGGAACAACTCCTGCCGCTGGCCCGCAGACTCAGCGAGGCGCTGCGGGCCAGGACGTACGACGCCGGGGAGGGCAGGGCCGTCGGTGCCGCCCTCGTCGGGGCGCACTGCACCGAGCCCGAGGCGCTCGGCCGGACCCTGGACTGCGTCGACGCCTACCTGGTGCTCTACTGCGGCGGCGACGGACTCCAGGAGGATCTGCGGGCGCGTGCCGCGCGGCTGCAGTCCGCGATGGCCGCCGGATACGCCGAGGCGCTGCGGCAGCGGACCCTGGCCGAACAGGAGGCGATCGCCCGCGCGGCGCTGGAGGCCCAGGGCGTGGTCGCCCGCGCGCTGCACGCGACCGAGGCCCGCTTCCGCGCGGTGTTCGAAGGCGCCGCCATAGGCATCGGCATCGCCGACCTCGAAGGCAACATCCTGCAGGTCAACGGTGCTCTGCTGCGTATGTTCGGCGTCACCGAGCAGGCGATGCGCGGGCGCAGCGTCACCGAGTGGACGCACCCCGACGACGCGCCCCAGGTCTGGCGCCTGTACGACGAACTGGTCGGCGGTGAGCGCGAGCACTACCACACCGAAAAGGCGTTCTCCCGACCTGACGGAACCGTCCTGTGGACCAACCTGACGGTGTCCCTGCTGCGGGACGCGGACGGCCGGCCCCAGTACCAGCTGGCCCTCATGGAGGACACCACCGAGCGCCGGCTGCTCAACCTCCGCCTGCGCTACGAGGCCACCCACGACGCGCTCACCGGACTGCCGAACCGCACCCTGTTCTTCGAGCGCCTGGAGAAGGCCCTCGCGGCGGGCGACGGCCAGCGCTTCGGCCTCTGCTACCTCGACCTCGACGGCTTCAAGACCATCAACGACAGCCTCGGCCACGCGGCCGGCGACCGCCTGCTCGTCGAGGTCGCCGACCGGCTGCAGTCCTGCGCGACCGCGCCCGGCGAGATGGTCGCCCGGCTCGGCGGCGACGAGTTCGTGGCGCTGACCACCGGCACCGACACCGAACGCGAGGTCGACGACCTGGCCGACCGCATCATGAACGCGCTGGTCACCCCCGTACGCATCGAGGGCAGGGAACTCCTCGTCCGCGGCAGCATCGGCATCGTCGAGGGGCCGGCGGGGGAGCGGGGCCCGGCGGAGGTGCTGCGCAGCGCCGACATCACGATGTACCGGGCCAAGTCGGCGGGCGGCAACCGCTACGAGATGGCCGACGCGGAGGCCGACGCCCGCGCCATCACCCGGCACGGGCTCACCACCGCGCTGCCCGCCGCGCTCGACCGGGGCGAGTTCTTCATCGAGTACCAGCCGCTGGTCCACCTCGGTGACGGGACCGTGCGCGGGGCCGAGGCCCTGGTCCGCTGGCTGCACCCGCAGCACGGCGTCCTCGGCCCGGACCGCTTCATCCCGCTCGCCGAGCGCACCGGGCTGATCGTGCCGCTCGGCCGCTGGGTCCTGGAGCAGTCGGTGCGTCAGGCCCGCGCGTGGCAGGAACGGCACGGTGGCACGGGCGCCACCGGCCCGCTGCGGGTCAACGTCAACCTCTCCCCGTGCCAGCTGACCCATCCCGGACTGGTCCAGGACACGGTGGACATCCTGGAGCGCGCCGGACTCCCACCGGACGCCCTCTGCCTGGAGGTCACCGAGTCGGCCCTGATCGGAGCCGACGACGACCTGCTCAAACCCCTGCGCAGGCTCTCCGAGATGGGGGTCGACATCGCCCTCGACGACTTCGGCACCGGCTACTCCAACCTCGCCAACCTCCGCCGACTGCCGGTCCGCGTCCTGAAGTTGGACCGGTCATTCACCCAGAGCATGCAGCAGTTCCCGGCCGACCCCGTCGACCTGAAGATCGTCGAGGGAATCGTCGCCCTCGCCCACAGCCTCGACCTCGCGGTCACCGTGGAGGGCGTCGAAACCGGCGCCCAGGCCGAACAGTTGCGCATTCTCGGCTGCGACACGGCCCAGGGCTGGTACTACGCCCGCCCGGGCCCGCCGGAGCGGCTGCACGAACTGGCGCTGGTGGACGCGACGGGATAG